In Deinococcus aestuarii, the following proteins share a genomic window:
- a CDS encoding L-lactate dehydrogenase, with translation MKVGVVGAGLVGATAAYALTLRGSCSDLVLVDKDEKRAQAEAQDIAHAAPVSHGTRVTSGGYEALEGCRVVVIAAGANQQPGESRLDLLGKNAAIFREVIPQVAEHAPEAVLLVATNPVDLLTDLATRLAPGHAVLGSGTVLDSARFRHLIAQHAGVDPTHVHGYVLGEHGDSEVLAWSTASVAGLPVEDFMGARGLEWTPEVREGIDAGTRDAAAEIIEGKRATYYGIGAALARICEAILGDRRSILTVSAPTASFGVSLSVPRIVGARGVEDTLIPPLPPGEQQALEASAAVLREMGERLG, from the coding sequence GTGAAGGTCGGCGTGGTGGGCGCGGGGCTCGTCGGGGCCACCGCCGCCTATGCCCTCACCCTGCGCGGCTCGTGCAGCGACCTCGTGCTCGTGGACAAGGACGAGAAACGCGCCCAGGCCGAGGCCCAGGACATCGCCCACGCCGCGCCCGTCAGCCACGGCACCCGCGTCACGAGCGGCGGGTATGAGGCCCTGGAGGGCTGCCGGGTCGTCGTGATCGCCGCCGGGGCCAACCAGCAGCCGGGCGAGAGCCGCCTCGACCTTCTGGGCAAGAACGCCGCGATCTTCCGCGAGGTGATCCCGCAGGTCGCCGAACACGCGCCGGAGGCGGTGCTGCTCGTCGCCACCAACCCGGTGGACCTCCTGACCGACCTCGCCACCCGCCTCGCGCCGGGGCACGCCGTGCTGGGTTCGGGCACGGTGCTCGACTCGGCGCGCTTCCGGCACCTGATCGCGCAGCACGCCGGGGTGGACCCCACCCACGTCCACGGCTACGTCCTCGGCGAGCACGGCGACAGCGAGGTCCTGGCCTGGAGTACCGCCAGCGTCGCGGGCCTCCCCGTCGAGGACTTCATGGGGGCGCGCGGGCTGGAGTGGACCCCGGAGGTGCGGGAGGGGATCGACGCGGGCACGCGCGACGCCGCCGCCGAGATCATCGAGGGCAAGCGCGCGACCTACTACGGCATCGGCGCGGCCCTCGCCCGCATCTGCGAGGCGATCCTGGGCGACCGCCGCTCCATCCTCACCGTCAGCGCGCCCACCGCGTCCTTCGGCGTGAGCCTGAGCGTGCCGCGCATCGTGGGCGCGCGCGGGGTGGAAGACACCCTGATCCCGCCCCTCCCCCCAGGGGAGCAGCAGGCCCTGGAGGCGAGCGCGGCCGTGCTGCGGGAGATGGGAGAGCGGCTGGGCTGA